From the Lathyrus oleraceus cultivar Zhongwan6 chromosome 4, CAAS_Psat_ZW6_1.0, whole genome shotgun sequence genome, one window contains:
- the LOC127075875 gene encoding serine/arginine-rich splicing factor RS41 isoform X2: MMISQWGRCCGFAFVYMDDERDAEYAIRRLDQTEFGRKGRRIRVEWTKQERDNRRSGGDSKKSSTNTRPSKTLFIINFDPVHTRTRDLERHFDPYGKISNLRIRRNFAFIQFETQEEATKALEATNLSKFMDRVITVEYAIRDDDVKKDGYSPDRRGRGSPDGRYGRGRSPSPYRRGRGSPDYGRSRGSPDYGRGSNPASRPEPRGSPKYERAESPMNGRYDSRSPPPRGSNQSSRPEPRGSPEHERAESPMNGRYDSRSPPPRDRSRS; the protein is encoded by the exons ATGATGATTTCGCAATGGGGCAGGTGTTGTG GTTTTGCTTTTGTCTACATGGACGATGAACGTGATGCCGAGTATGCAATTAGACGGCTTGATCAAACAGAATTTGGTAGAAAAGGGCGCCGAATTCGTGTCGAATGGACCAAG CAAGAGCGTGACAACAGAAGGTCTGGTGGTGATTCAAAGAAATCTTCAACTAATACAAGACCATCGAAGACTTTGTTTATTATAAATTTTGATCCTGTTCACACCAGGACAAGGGACTTAGAGAGACACTTTGATCCCTATGGGAAAATATCAAATTTAAGGATCAGAAGGAATTTTGCTTTTATCCAGTTTGAAACCCAGGAGGAAGCCACTAAAGCGTTGGAAGCAACTAACCTGAG CAAGTTTATGGACCGCGTTATCACTGTGGAGTATGCTATAAGAGATGACGATGTCAAAAAGGATGGATACAGTCCTGATAGGAGAGGTCGCGGCTCCCCTGATGGGAGGTATGGTCGTGGCAGATCTCCGAGTCCTTATCGTAGAGGTAGGGGTAGCCCTGATTATGGTAGAAGTAGGGGTAGCCCTGATTATGGTCGTGGATCAAATCCAGCTTCCAGACCAGAACCAAGAGGAAGCCCCAAGTATGAACGAGCTGAAAGCCCAATGAATGGGAGATATGATAG CCGATCTCCTCCACCTCGTGGATCAAATCAATCTTCCAGACCAGAACCTAGAGGAAGCCCCGAGCATGAACGAGCTGAAAGCCCAATGAATGGGAGATATGATAG CCGATCTCCCCCACCTCGTGATAGGTCAAGATCCTGA
- the LOC127075875 gene encoding serine/arginine-rich splicing factor RS41 isoform X3 has product MDDERDAEYAIRRLDQTEFGRKGRRIRVEWTKQERDNRRSGGDSKKSSTNTRPSKTLFIINFDPVHTRTRDLERHFDPYGKISNLRIRRNFAFIQFETQEEATKALEATNLSKFMDRVITVEYAIRDDDVKKDGYSPDRRGRGSPDGRYGRGRSPSPYRRGRGSPDYGRSRGSPDYGRGSNPASRPEPRGSPKYERAESPMNGRYDSRSPPPRGSNQSSRPEPRGSPEHERAESPMNGRYDSRSPPPRDRSRS; this is encoded by the exons ATGGACGATGAACGTGATGCCGAGTATGCAATTAGACGGCTTGATCAAACAGAATTTGGTAGAAAAGGGCGCCGAATTCGTGTCGAATGGACCAAG CAAGAGCGTGACAACAGAAGGTCTGGTGGTGATTCAAAGAAATCTTCAACTAATACAAGACCATCGAAGACTTTGTTTATTATAAATTTTGATCCTGTTCACACCAGGACAAGGGACTTAGAGAGACACTTTGATCCCTATGGGAAAATATCAAATTTAAGGATCAGAAGGAATTTTGCTTTTATCCAGTTTGAAACCCAGGAGGAAGCCACTAAAGCGTTGGAAGCAACTAACCTGAG CAAGTTTATGGACCGCGTTATCACTGTGGAGTATGCTATAAGAGATGACGATGTCAAAAAGGATGGATACAGTCCTGATAGGAGAGGTCGCGGCTCCCCTGATGGGAGGTATGGTCGTGGCAGATCTCCGAGTCCTTATCGTAGAGGTAGGGGTAGCCCTGATTATGGTAGAAGTAGGGGTAGCCCTGATTATGGTCGTGGATCAAATCCAGCTTCCAGACCAGAACCAAGAGGAAGCCCCAAGTATGAACGAGCTGAAAGCCCAATGAATGGGAGATATGATAG CCGATCTCCTCCACCTCGTGGATCAAATCAATCTTCCAGACCAGAACCTAGAGGAAGCCCCGAGCATGAACGAGCTGAAAGCCCAATGAATGGGAGATATGATAG CCGATCTCCCCCACCTCGTGATAGGTCAAGATCCTGA
- the LOC127075875 gene encoding serine/arginine-rich splicing factor RS41 isoform X1 — MKPIFCGNLDFDARQSDVERLFRKYGKIDRVDLKSGFAFVYMDDERDAEYAIRRLDQTEFGRKGRRIRVEWTKQERDNRRSGGDSKKSSTNTRPSKTLFIINFDPVHTRTRDLERHFDPYGKISNLRIRRNFAFIQFETQEEATKALEATNLSKFMDRVITVEYAIRDDDVKKDGYSPDRRGRGSPDGRYGRGRSPSPYRRGRGSPDYGRSRGSPDYGRGSNPASRPEPRGSPKYERAESPMNGRYDSRSPPPRGSNQSSRPEPRGSPEHERAESPMNGRYDSRSPPPRDRSRS; from the exons ATGAAGCCGATCTTTTGTGGAAACCTGGATTTCGATGCAAGACAATCTGATGTTGAGAGGCTTTTCAGAAAATACGGCAAGATTGATAGAGTGGACTTGAAGTCTG GTTTTGCTTTTGTCTACATGGACGATGAACGTGATGCCGAGTATGCAATTAGACGGCTTGATCAAACAGAATTTGGTAGAAAAGGGCGCCGAATTCGTGTCGAATGGACCAAG CAAGAGCGTGACAACAGAAGGTCTGGTGGTGATTCAAAGAAATCTTCAACTAATACAAGACCATCGAAGACTTTGTTTATTATAAATTTTGATCCTGTTCACACCAGGACAAGGGACTTAGAGAGACACTTTGATCCCTATGGGAAAATATCAAATTTAAGGATCAGAAGGAATTTTGCTTTTATCCAGTTTGAAACCCAGGAGGAAGCCACTAAAGCGTTGGAAGCAACTAACCTGAG CAAGTTTATGGACCGCGTTATCACTGTGGAGTATGCTATAAGAGATGACGATGTCAAAAAGGATGGATACAGTCCTGATAGGAGAGGTCGCGGCTCCCCTGATGGGAGGTATGGTCGTGGCAGATCTCCGAGTCCTTATCGTAGAGGTAGGGGTAGCCCTGATTATGGTAGAAGTAGGGGTAGCCCTGATTATGGTCGTGGATCAAATCCAGCTTCCAGACCAGAACCAAGAGGAAGCCCCAAGTATGAACGAGCTGAAAGCCCAATGAATGGGAGATATGATAG CCGATCTCCTCCACCTCGTGGATCAAATCAATCTTCCAGACCAGAACCTAGAGGAAGCCCCGAGCATGAACGAGCTGAAAGCCCAATGAATGGGAGATATGATAG CCGATCTCCCCCACCTCGTGATAGGTCAAGATCCTGA